A single genomic interval of Isorropodon fossajaponicum endosymbiont JTNG4 harbors:
- the ispD gene encoding 2-C-methyl-D-erythritol 4-phosphate cytidylyltransferase: MSSYYLIIPASGVGTRMHSEKNNLDEQTKTPKQYLKLDNGLTILDQTLTTLLNIDKIKGCIIAIAKEDRLFAKSAFNSHPKLLTTVIGGKERMHSVFNALKALTTFAKDDDWVLVHDSARPCVKVLEIINLMEQLKHHVTGGLLATKVVDTIKQADNNIVNTTIDRSNLWQAQTPQMYRFGVLLKALNTTIKNGTNITDEASAIEYLGLESILVKSSKSNIKITNPEDLALANFYLTQYQKK; the protein is encoded by the coding sequence ATGTCTAGCTATTATTTAATCATTCCTGCTAGTGGCGTAGGTACGCGCATGCACTCCGAAAAAAATAATCTTGATGAACAAACCAAAACTCCCAAACAATATCTAAAATTAGATAATGGATTAACCATACTGGACCAAACATTAACAACCTTACTTAATATTGATAAGATCAAGGGTTGCATCATTGCTATTGCAAAAGAAGACCGTCTGTTTGCCAAATCAGCGTTTAATAGCCACCCAAAATTACTAACCACAGTTATTGGCGGCAAAGAGCGTATGCACTCTGTTTTCAATGCACTTAAAGCGCTCACAACTTTTGCTAAAGATGATGATTGGGTGTTGGTGCACGATAGCGCTCGCCCCTGTGTTAAGGTATTAGAAATAATCAATTTAATGGAGCAACTCAAACACCACGTAACTGGCGGACTACTTGCAACCAAGGTTGTTGACACCATTAAACAAGCTGACAATAATATTGTCAATACCACCATTGACAGATCCAATCTTTGGCAAGCCCAAACACCACAAATGTACCGTTTTGGCGTGTTATTAAAAGCCTTAAATACTACCATCAAGAATGGTACTAATATCACTGATGAGGCTAGTGCCATTGAGTACTTGGGGCTTGAGTCAATTTTGGTTAAGTCTAGCAAAAGCAATATTAAAATTACCAATCCAGAAGATTTGGCACTGGCAAATTTTTACTTAACTCAGTACCAAAAAAAATAA
- a CDS encoding cell division protein FtsB, translated as MVQSAKGQKKKPNNLFGFFFNYQITIILLVLLITLVRQSFLTNNFPFVLYDKQQIINQNISINQTLDEKNKQLSVELKAESEANLEILESIARYKFGLLKKGERYYQISQSR; from the coding sequence TTGGTACAGTCTGCTAAAGGGCAGAAAAAAAAGCCAAATAACTTATTTGGCTTTTTTTTTAATTATCAAATAACAATTATTCTTTTAGTGTTATTAATCACACTCGTTCGCCAAAGCTTTTTGACTAATAACTTTCCTTTCGTGCTGTATGATAAACAGCAAATTATTAACCAAAATATTTCAATCAATCAAACACTTGATGAAAAAAATAAGCAGTTATCAGTTGAACTTAAAGCTGAATCAGAGGCCAATCTGGAAATCTTAGAATCTATTGCTAGATATAAATTTGGACTTCTTAAAAAGGGTGAAAGGTATTATCAAATTAGTCAATCAAGATAA
- a CDS encoding RDD family protein → MKSDVSLLRRLGAISYDIFLAFSLVFFVTGVVIIVFFNEEVPNGDAFFYVITIPITYLYFAWSWVKGRQTLGMKAWKFQIKQMNDNNITHKQAFIRLISAIPSFAIFGLGFLYQLFDKDNRTIHDKISNTILIKN, encoded by the coding sequence ATGAAATCTGATGTGTCTTTATTGCGTAGACTCGGTGCTATATCGTATGATATTTTCTTAGCATTTTCTTTAGTGTTTTTTGTTACTGGCGTTGTTATTATTGTTTTTTTCAACGAAGAAGTACCAAATGGTGATGCTTTCTTTTATGTAATAACAATACCAATAACTTATCTATATTTTGCTTGGTCGTGGGTTAAAGGCAGGCAAACACTAGGCATGAAAGCTTGGAAGTTTCAAATTAAACAAATGAATGACAATAATATTACTCACAAACAAGCGTTTATTCGACTTATCAGTGCCATCCCTTCTTTTGCCATTTTTGGCCTAGGATTTTTATACCAACTATTTGACAAAGACAATAGAACAATACATGACAAAATTTCTAACACCATTTTAATCAAAAATTGA